The following nucleotide sequence is from Lentimicrobium sp. L6.
TGCCAAGCCCATGATGTAAGCAACTTATTTGTTACCGATGGCAGCTGGATGCCCACCGGTGGCAGTGTTACTCACACTTGGACCATCTATGCCAATTCGTTTCGTGTGGCTGATATTATTAGGGGAAAGCTTGGAGAATAGTTAAAAATCTATTCATGTAATTTGGTTTTTAGTGTTCTTTATTTTAACTAATAAATAGCTGTACCACAAAGGTGCACAAAGCCTACCTGCCGTCAGCCAGGGGTTTCGCAAAGTTCCACAAAGCAAAAAACATATTTCAGTTCTACATTCAGCTAAAAACTTAGGAGGTTTTAATTTTAGTATAGGATTTGAGTAACAGACTTCCTTAAAAGTTTATAATGGATTAACAGAGCGATCCTCATAAAATATTACCTTTGCGATCTAATGAATCACGAAGACAGCAAAAAATACACACAGCTAAAGAAAAATCTTAGCCCATCAAAAATCATGATTCCCATCGTTCTGGGATTGGGTATGGTGGCTTGGCTGATGTATAATGAAATCAATCCCGAAACCTTTAGCTTTTTTCAATGGACAGCAGCGGCTGGTTTTTGGCTATTCATTAGCTTTTTGATGATGGCCATACGTGATATTGCCTATATGTGGCGTATTCGCATACTCACTCATCAAAAAATCACCTGGAGAAATACCTTTGATGTGATTATGCTTTGGGAATTTAGCTCTGCCGTAAGCCCAAGCGTGGTAGGTGGAACAGGACCAGCCATTTACTTTCTCTATAAAGAAGGCTTGAATTTGGGAAAAAGCACGGCGGTAGTTTTAACGGCTATTTTCCTCGACGAGCTCTTTTTCATCATTATGGTGCCCCTGATGATTTTATTCTTTGGAAATATGGCTTTCCCACAGGAAGGCTTGTCGTTTCTGGGGAATTTAGTGATCTACTTTTGGATAGGATATGGGATTATTTTTATTTATACCCTCCTCCTTCTTTATGCTTTATTTATTAATCCTCATACCATAAAAAAACTGCTTTCCTGGGTTTTTCTATTGCCATTTTTAAAACGATGGAGATTAAAAGTTCGTAAACTTTCCAATCAATTAGTGATTACTTCTGAAGAATTTAAAGGCAAAAGTTTTAGCTTTTGGTTGAAGAGTTTTACCGCTACTTTTATTAGTTGGACAGCCAGATATTGGGTGGTGAATTTCCTTTTTATGGCTTTCTTTTTTAGCCATTTGGGGCTCGTTGACCATTTTCTCATCTATGCCCGTCAACTCACCATGTGGATTATTCTATTGATTAGCCCAACTCCTGGAGGCAGTGGTATTGCAGAATTTGTCTTCAAGGATTTCTTAGGCGATATCATCCCCAATTTAGAATGGGCCGTTCCTTTGGCTTTGCTTTGGAGGGTGATCAGTTATTATCCTTATTTATTAATTGGGGCTATTGTGTTGCCTCGCTGGCTCAGAAAAGTATTCTTTAAGAAGTGATTGTCATATAAGGCCGATTTTTTCGTTACGCTCTTACTGAAAACAAACATTTGCAAAAGCAAACTTTTTGTTATTCAGCAATCACAAGCCTCAAACTTGACCTTACCTGTCTAATCACCCAAAATAATTAGATGTCATATAGGAATTTGTAAAATTACCCCGAGTTTCAACTCGGGGTAATAAAACTTCTCGTTTTTTTTAAGTCGGCCAGAGGTTTATCCTTCGAAGCTTTTGCTTTCCCATATCATTCTTTAAAAGAAGGCTGAAGGCCTTCAATATGAATAGCCATGGGCATCGCCCATGGTTATGAATGTGAAATATATTATTGGTCGGCTAGAAGATCTTTTTGGTAACAATCTCTTATTGCCGACCAATAAAGGGATTAACATTAGCCTAAACAGCTCCTTTTGATTTCATTTATTTGCTTTGATCCATCCTTTTAAAAATTCAACAGGATATTGAATAGAATATATTAAATTTGAACAGTAAATCCCATCTTTAATTCAGGTATTTGGATGCGTAAATAAATTGGAATAAATTTGCAAGGCAAATGACACAGAAAATTCTTTCCATATTTTTAGTTGTGGCCTTTATGTCCTACCAATCTTATCATACATTGGTATATATCAACTATTATGTGAATTACGATTATTTTGTGAATGTGCTCTGCGAGAATAAAGACAATCCAGAGAAGCCAGCTTGTAATGGAAAATGCCACTTGAATAAGCAACTAGACCAGCAAAAACCTGCGCAAGAGGAGCATCCTTTTTCGAAAACAGTGGCTCCAATATTCTATCCTGAGATTATCGCTATTTTGTTGCAAGGAGAAAATCAAAGCTTTGAACATATCAATGGAGGAAGTCATCATTGTTTGTCCCCTCCCCAAATTGCTCAGCCTTTTTTAGATAATATCTTCCATCCCCCCAAAATGCTAGTTTAATTTTCTTGAACATACAGTTTTAATAAAATAATCTCAATAGAATGCATAGCTACCCTAAAAGTCCTTTGTGGAACTTTGAGTGATCTTTGTGTCTTTTGTGATATGGCTTATTTAGTTATTGCACAAAGAAGGCTCAAAGAAGTACCAAGATTCACAAAGAAAAGTGAACTATACCTTCCTATTATTGACTTTAAGAATGCCTCATTGGGATTATATCTCATTCAAAACAAATCAAAAATTAAATGAACAAAATCAAATACATTTTGGGTATCTCCATCATTTTGCTTGGCATGAATAACTATGCCCAACAAGTGGATACCACATTAAATATTTCTGGACTTGAAGTTTTTGGCAACAGCCTAGGCACCGATGAAGAAATCAAGATCACAGAAAACAACAGAAGCAAAGAAGATGTGGGGAAAATCATCAAACAAAGCCCCAATATCAGCCTCATCAAAAGAGGAAACTATGCTACCGACCCCGTCATTAGAGGATTCAAAGCCGACCAATTACAGCTTTTGAGCAATGGTTTTATGCAAACCAATCCTGCCTGTCCCAATAGAATGGATGCCCCCACTTCTCATATCAACTTGGAGGACTTAGAATCCATTGAAATCATAAAAGGTCCTTATAGTGTGAGGTATGGAATGAATACCGGAGGCATCCTCAATTTTAAATCCAAAGACCCAAGGGCAACAGATTCTTTTCAAGTACATGGTTATGCAGGATGGTTCTATCATACCAATGGAGAAAGTACTGATGGTCAAGCCAGAGTTCAAATTTCGGATAAAAAATATCTGCTCAAAGTTTATGGTGGACTTAAAGACTTCGGAAATTATAAAAGTGGAGACGGAACAGAAATCCTTTCCAGCTTTAAGCATTCCGATTATAGTGCGCAAGCCGCTTGGTTTATCAATCCTAAAAACCAGATTATCTTAGATTGGAAACAATCCTTTGCCAAAGATGTGCTTTTTGCTGGATTGCCCATGGATGGCGATTTTGACAATTCCAGTACGGGTGCACTGCGTTATCTCTATAAAGATGCA
It contains:
- a CDS encoding lysylphosphatidylglycerol synthase transmembrane domain-containing protein; translated protein: MIPIVLGLGMVAWLMYNEINPETFSFFQWTAAAGFWLFISFLMMAIRDIAYMWRIRILTHQKITWRNTFDVIMLWEFSSAVSPSVVGGTGPAIYFLYKEGLNLGKSTAVVLTAIFLDELFFIIMVPLMILFFGNMAFPQEGLSFLGNLVIYFWIGYGIIFIYTLLLLYALFINPHTIKKLLSWVFLLPFLKRWRLKVRKLSNQLVITSEEFKGKSFSFWLKSFTATFISWTARYWVVNFLFMAFFFSHLGLVDHFLIYARQLTMWIILLISPTPGGSGIAEFVFKDFLGDIIPNLEWAVPLALLWRVISYYPYLLIGAIVLPRWLRKVFFKK